TTGTCCCGATTGTAAGTTAAGGGACTTGCATGGGACGCATCTCAGCCAAAGACTTTGTGGGGACTCGGGCCCGCTTCCAGCGGCTCCGAGACGCGAAGCTCTTTGCTGGGTGGATCGAAGACTTTTACGGCAATTTGGTGACAATTTCCACGAATACAAACTTTGCGGTGGAGATCGGCGACGAGTTCCGGTTCGAAGGGTTTGGCAACAAAGTCTCGATTGTGTTCAACGCAAAGCTTCAGACGGTGGGTCAGCTCGACTCGATGGCAGAAGCCAAGGTGACGAGCGTTGACGGGACAAACGTAAAGATCGTCGAAGCGAGGCGATCCAAGTTGGAACTTTCCGTGAGTTCGCCCGTCCGGTTGGCGGCCAGCCAAGAAAGCCTCAGGATGCAAACGAACGAGGTTTTCGTCCAGATTTCCGAATCTGAGCGCGACTACACGGGTTTTGTGATTGATGTGGGCCAGCAGGGAATCGGTCTCGTGAGCCAATTCAAGCTCAACGCACGGGCCAGCGTCCGGGTTGTGATGGATACGCGGCTAGGACCAATCGAGGCGCTGGGTCAGGTGCGGTACTGCCTGCCTGACAAGGATCGCGACGGGATGAACCGGATCGGCATCATGTTCACCGACATGGACCGGGTTCACCGCCCCCGTTGGGATCGGTACCTCTCCGAGGCCGCCTAAATGTGTGACGGGCAACCAGCCATCAAGCTGTTGCCAACCCGTGTGTTTGGAGCAACCCGGAATTGAGAAAGATCAGCATCGAAAATTTTGTTGGAACCCGCACTCGGTTTCAACGGCTGAGCGATGCCAAGCTCTTCACGGGATGGATCGAGTCAGCCGAAGGCAACGACTTGGAAGTGAGCACACTCACCAATTCTGCCGTAACTCCAGGCGATGAGTTTCGAATCGAGGGGTTCGGCCACAAGGTGTCGATGACGGTCATGGCACGATTGAAGGAGATCGGCAAACTCGACTTGGCCACCGAAGCGCGGATTTGCGGGATTGAAGGCACAACGGCAAAAATCGTCGAAGCCAAGCGGATCCGCTTGAAGATGGTGGTGTGCGCCCCAACCCGGTTTGCGGCGACTGAGGAAAGCTTGCGGATCAAGGTGCCCCTGTTCCCGGTCAAAACCATCCAAGGTGGAACAACCACCGAGGGCTATTGCGTCGATATCGGCCCACAGGGTTTTGGGATGGTTTCCAGCGGGCGGCTTTGCCCGGGCGAAGCGGTAACGGCCGATATTGTTACCCCTAACGGCGTGGTGAGTTGCGCGGGGGAAGTGCGCTACAGCTTGGAGGATCGGGATCGGGAAGGGATGTACCGAACCGGCGTCAAAATCCTTTCGATGGAGCGTCGCATGGCTCCCCGTTGGGAAATGCTCTTGCGCGGCTCGCTTTAAGAATCTGCGAGCTTGCGGCCTTGCTCGGCGTTCTTTTCAATGAATTCGCGCCAGTTGTCGGGCACATCGGTGTCCACAAAGATGGCCGAAACGGGGCATTCCGGTTCGCAGAGTCCGCAATCGATGCACTCGTCCGGGTTGATCACCACCATGTCGTCCGTTTCATAAATGCAGTCCACCGGGCAGACTTGCATGCAGGATTTGTCTTTGACCCCGATACAGGGTTCAGTCACGACGTAGGGCATTTGTTCGCCTCATTATGTCGCACGGGGCGGGGCCCTATCCGGTCAGAGGCCGCCCGCATGAGAAATAGGGGGTCTATGGTCATGTTTGGCGCGGGAAGTTGGTAGGTCTGGCCCATTCGCCGGCAACGCTGGGCCAATTGTTCGCCTACAATACAGATTAGGAGACCTCCTACAACCGATGTCC
This window of the Armatimonadota bacterium genome carries:
- a CDS encoding PilZ domain-containing protein encodes the protein MGRISAKDFVGTRARFQRLRDAKLFAGWIEDFYGNLVTISTNTNFAVEIGDEFRFEGFGNKVSIVFNAKLQTVGQLDSMAEAKVTSVDGTNVKIVEARRSKLELSVSSPVRLAASQESLRMQTNEVFVQISESERDYTGFVIDVGQQGIGLVSQFKLNARASVRVVMDTRLGPIEALGQVRYCLPDKDRDGMNRIGIMFTDMDRVHRPRWDRYLSEAA
- a CDS encoding 4Fe-4S binding protein, with the translated sequence MPYVVTEPCIGVKDKSCMQVCPVDCIYETDDMVVINPDECIDCGLCEPECPVSAIFVDTDVPDNWREFIEKNAEQGRKLADS